The Streptomyces luteogriseus genome includes a window with the following:
- a CDS encoding endo alpha-1,4 polygalactosaminidase, with amino-acid sequence MTVRVLSRAALLTALTAAALTGCSGSAEPPADAQGTASPSRAVWKPRPGLAWQWQLDGRVDASADVPVYDIDGFENSAADVARLHRAGRKVICYVNVGAWEDFRPDRDSFPRSVLGEPNGWSGERWLDIRQLSVLRPIMERRFDMCRDKGFDAVEPDLVEGYGNDTGFPLTARDQLRYNRMIAAIAHERGLSVGLKNDLPQIPQLVRHFDFAVNEECAQYDECGELSPFIAAGKAVFHVEYKEPRSRFCAESRRLRLSSMRKEPELGVWRSPC; translated from the coding sequence ATGACCGTGCGGGTCCTTTCACGTGCGGCCCTGCTGACCGCGCTGACGGCCGCGGCGCTGACGGGCTGTTCCGGCAGCGCCGAGCCGCCCGCCGACGCGCAGGGTACGGCGTCGCCCTCGCGGGCCGTGTGGAAGCCCCGTCCGGGGCTCGCCTGGCAGTGGCAGCTCGACGGCAGGGTCGACGCGTCGGCCGACGTGCCGGTCTACGACATCGACGGCTTCGAGAACTCCGCCGCGGACGTGGCCCGGCTGCACCGCGCGGGGAGGAAGGTCATCTGTTACGTCAACGTGGGCGCGTGGGAGGACTTCCGGCCCGACCGGGACTCCTTCCCCCGTTCGGTTCTCGGCGAGCCCAACGGCTGGTCGGGCGAGCGGTGGCTGGACATCCGGCAGCTGTCCGTGTTGCGGCCGATCATGGAACGCCGCTTCGACATGTGCCGGGACAAGGGCTTCGACGCGGTGGAGCCCGATCTGGTGGAGGGCTACGGCAATGACACCGGCTTTCCGCTCACCGCACGCGACCAGCTCAGGTACAACCGGATGATCGCGGCCATCGCCCACGAGCGGGGGCTGTCGGTGGGGCTGAAGAACGACCTTCCCCAGATCCCCCAGCTCGTACGGCACTTCGACTTCGCGGTCAACGAGGAGTGCGCCCAGTACGACGAGTGCGGTGAGCTCTCCCCGTTCATCGCGGCGGGCAAAGCGGTGTTCCACGTGGAGTACAAGGAGCCGCGGAGCCGTTTCTGTGCCGAGTCCCGCCGGCTGAGGCTGTCGTCGATGCGCAAGGAGCCGGAACTCGGGGTGTGGCGGAGCCCTTGCTGA
- a CDS encoding DUF4097 family beta strand repeat-containing protein, translating into MQKFDSPAPVSAVLDIPAGRIRLIAADRTDITVEVLPADRSKSRDVKAAEQMEIAHEGGVLRIAAPAAKNRILGHSGSVEVTVQLPAGSRVQAKGAAADLRGVGRLGDVAFDAVQGAVKLDETGSARLTLLAGDISVGRLGGPAEISTQKGDLHIAEAVSGAVALRTEQGDITVTATHGVSAALDAGTGHGRIHNALKNTDGAAVGLTIHATTAQGDITARSL; encoded by the coding sequence ATGCAGAAGTTCGACAGCCCCGCCCCCGTCTCGGCCGTCCTGGACATCCCCGCCGGGCGCATCCGCCTCATCGCGGCCGACCGGACCGACATCACCGTCGAGGTGCTGCCCGCGGACCGCTCCAAGAGCCGTGACGTCAAGGCGGCGGAACAGATGGAGATCGCCCACGAGGGCGGTGTCCTGCGGATCGCGGCCCCCGCGGCGAAGAACCGCATCCTCGGCCACTCCGGATCGGTCGAGGTCACCGTCCAGCTGCCCGCAGGCTCCCGCGTCCAGGCCAAGGGCGCCGCCGCCGACCTGCGCGGTGTCGGACGGCTCGGCGACGTCGCCTTCGACGCGGTCCAGGGTGCGGTCAAGCTCGACGAGACCGGCAGCGCCCGCCTCACCCTGCTCGCCGGTGACATCTCCGTCGGCCGGCTGGGCGGCCCCGCCGAGATCAGCACCCAGAAGGGCGACCTGCACATCGCCGAGGCCGTGTCCGGCGCCGTCGCACTGCGCACCGAGCAGGGCGACATCACCGTCACCGCCACCCACGGTGTCTCCGCCGCCCTCGACGCCGGCACCGGCCACGGCCGGATCCACAACGCCCTCAAGAACACCGACGGCGCCGCCGTCGGCCTGACCATCCACGCCACCACCGCCCAGGGCGACATCACCGCCCGCAGCCTCTGA
- a CDS encoding alpha/beta fold hydrolase, giving the protein MTNNNTSPQHERWTGMVPVEDTALAVTDTGGTGTPVVYLNGQFATQRYWRHTLAELGPGWRHITYDERARGKSKRSADYSFEAAVRDVDAVLAARGVDRALLVGWSYGAVVAAHWAGRHPDRTVGAILVDGAFPYDWLDDAMEQRIRKLFRRMGWVLPLLRPTGLAPRMTAEEQANSNIELGRLSRVHELGPVLDGITVPVRYVVASGTSFGSRGDEQERIRAGLEAVTARNANIDSVKVAANHGAILRKDSPAIAAAVREVAALDGSRRTTRQPASEEGLQS; this is encoded by the coding sequence ATGACGAACAACAACACCTCCCCGCAGCATGAGCGTTGGACCGGCATGGTGCCGGTCGAGGACACGGCCCTGGCCGTCACCGACACGGGCGGCACCGGTACCCCCGTGGTCTACCTCAACGGTCAGTTCGCCACTCAGAGGTACTGGCGGCACACGCTCGCCGAACTGGGGCCGGGGTGGCGGCACATCACCTACGACGAGAGGGCCCGCGGCAAGTCGAAGCGCTCGGCGGACTATTCCTTCGAGGCGGCTGTCCGGGACGTCGACGCCGTTCTCGCGGCCCGAGGCGTGGACCGGGCGCTCCTGGTGGGCTGGTCCTACGGAGCGGTCGTCGCGGCGCACTGGGCCGGTCGGCATCCGGACCGCACCGTGGGCGCGATCCTCGTCGACGGCGCGTTCCCCTACGACTGGCTCGACGACGCCATGGAGCAGCGGATACGGAAGTTGTTCCGGCGGATGGGGTGGGTGCTGCCGCTGCTGCGCCCGACGGGCCTCGCCCCGCGGATGACCGCCGAGGAGCAGGCGAACAGCAACATCGAGCTCGGCAGGCTCTCCCGCGTGCACGAGCTGGGCCCCGTGCTGGACGGCATCACCGTCCCCGTGCGTTACGTCGTCGCTTCGGGAACGTCGTTCGGAAGCAGAGGTGATGAGCAGGAACGAATCCGCGCCGGCCTGGAGGCGGTGACCGCTCGCAACGCCAACATCGACAGCGTGAAGGTCGCCGCCAACCACGGTGCGATCTTGAGAAAGGACTCCCCGGCCATCGCGGCTGCCGTGCGCGAGGTCGCCGCCCTCGACGGTTCCCGGCGGACCACCCGTCAGCCGGCGTCGGAGGAGGGGCTGCAGAGCTGA
- a CDS encoding spherulation-specific family 4 protein, translating to MSLLIPLYVHPAEDPGAWHRLITSATRTYGVVLNPASGPGEAPDPAFTAAAGALRAAGARLLGYVDTDYGVRDPAEITEDVRRHREWYAADGCFLDRVTATADGLPACRRLVRALRRLGVGTVVLNPGVHPAPGYARLADLTVTFEGHWSTYVSAFSRPTWTARHPSERLCHLVYGVPEALVPLAVRTAHERGAAVCGPVTGEPPNPWAQLTPALTGAGR from the coding sequence GTGAGCCTGCTGATCCCGCTGTACGTCCATCCGGCCGAGGACCCGGGTGCCTGGCACCGGCTGATCACCTCGGCGACCCGCACCTACGGCGTCGTTCTCAACCCGGCGAGCGGTCCGGGCGAGGCCCCTGACCCGGCTTTCACCGCGGCGGCCGGTGCGCTGCGGGCCGCGGGGGCGCGCCTGCTGGGCTATGTCGACACCGACTACGGGGTGCGTGACCCCGCGGAGATCACCGAGGACGTGCGGCGCCACCGCGAGTGGTACGCGGCGGACGGCTGCTTCCTGGACCGGGTGACGGCGACGGCGGACGGGCTGCCGGCCTGCCGCCGGCTGGTGCGGGCGCTGCGCCGGCTGGGTGTGGGGACGGTCGTCCTCAACCCCGGCGTCCATCCGGCCCCGGGATACGCCCGCCTCGCCGACCTGACCGTCACCTTCGAGGGGCACTGGTCGACGTACGTCTCCGCCTTCAGCCGGCCGACGTGGACCGCGCGACACCCATCCGAGCGGCTGTGCCATCTCGTGTACGGCGTGCCCGAGGCACTCGTTCCGCTGGCCGTTCGCACGGCGCACGAGCGCGGAGCGGCGGTCTGCGGCCCGGTGACGGGTGAACCACCCAACCCGTGGGCTCAGTTGACGCCGGCCCTCACCGGGGCCGGGCGATGA
- a CDS encoding NAD-dependent epimerase/dehydratase family protein, whose amino-acid sequence MRILVLGSTGYLGAHVAERLRALPGAQVLVGGRSPAADVDADLAHVRPEQLAKAFASAAPDTVVNCAGATGGDAVTLAEVNARGPAVLCAALREAAPAARLVHLGSAAEYGPGTPDTPVTESAATHPVGPYGATKLAGTVAVTSSGLDAVVLRVGNPVGPGAPPTGLPGRIAALLREAGRDPEAVLRLGDLSAHRDFVDVRDVARAVVLAATAPGPLPPVLNLGGGRAVPVRDLVRNLAGLAGFRGRIEEGAASPAGSARSAQVSWQCSDISAAEEALGWRPAHSLDDALAALWEGGRTP is encoded by the coding sequence ATGCGCATTCTCGTCCTGGGCTCCACCGGCTATCTGGGCGCTCACGTCGCGGAGCGGCTGCGCGCTCTGCCGGGCGCGCAGGTCCTCGTCGGCGGCCGGTCGCCGGCCGCCGATGTCGACGCCGATCTCGCCCACGTCCGCCCGGAGCAACTGGCGAAGGCCTTCGCCTCCGCCGCGCCCGATACGGTCGTCAACTGCGCGGGCGCGACCGGCGGTGACGCCGTCACCCTCGCCGAGGTCAACGCCCGCGGTCCCGCGGTGCTGTGCGCCGCGCTGCGCGAGGCGGCCCCCGCGGCCCGTCTGGTGCACCTGGGCTCGGCCGCCGAGTACGGCCCGGGCACGCCGGACACCCCGGTGACGGAATCGGCGGCCACCCACCCGGTCGGCCCCTACGGTGCGACCAAGCTCGCGGGCACGGTCGCGGTGACCTCCTCCGGCCTGGACGCGGTGGTGCTGCGGGTGGGCAATCCGGTGGGGCCCGGAGCGCCGCCCACCGGGCTGCCCGGCCGGATCGCCGCGCTGCTGCGCGAGGCCGGCCGCGACCCGGAGGCGGTGCTGCGGCTCGGCGACCTGTCCGCCCACCGCGACTTCGTCGACGTACGCGACGTGGCGCGGGCGGTGGTCCTCGCGGCCACGGCTCCGGGCCCGCTGCCGCCCGTCCTCAACCTCGGCGGGGGCCGGGCCGTCCCGGTGCGCGACCTGGTGCGGAATCTGGCCGGCCTGGCCGGCTTCCGCGGCCGGATCGAGGAGGGCGCGGCGAGCCCGGCCGGTTCGGCCCGCTCCGCGCAGGTGTCGTGGCAGTGTTCGGACATCTCCGCCGCCGAGGAGGCCCTGGGCTGGCGTCCGGCGCACTCCCTGGACGACGCGTTGGCCGCCCTGTGGGAAGGCGGCCGCACACCGTGA
- a CDS encoding MFS transporter → MTTTLAPPVRAGKAAVAALGLLAAASGALESVVTPTLPLLQRELSISPAHGALLSITMLITGALVTPVAGNLGDRHGGKRVMLRLMAVVSAGGLISALAPNLPVLLLGQVLEGAMVGAMPLSFILVRKHLPAGESQVAIGVVSGLFVGGGMLGTLMAGPIAEQLSRHWMFAIPTLAIVVATLFVHRVMPDDPPARSDAKIDWPGLALLSGILLTLMSGLAMAPEAGSRPLAIGALIVLLAVLVAGWISVERRSPSPMVDLHLLAKPGMWSSYVITFAVCMGTAVSMYLVPQLFAASGDGYGFGAGSTDIGRYLLPGTVAGAISGPLGGLAARRFGPTAVVGAGIGVMAATLLVMAFVHTEVWHLVVGKALVALASGVCITAMVVRTAASVDHTDTGTATGLVLVTRVIGFAAGVQVSGAVLTAGTRPGTADPAGSAFVTGFVIAGAVTALSMLLVPAMRKGVKK, encoded by the coding sequence ATGACCACGACCCTTGCTCCCCCGGTCCGTGCCGGAAAGGCTGCTGTCGCGGCTCTCGGCCTGCTGGCGGCCGCCAGCGGGGCCCTGGAGTCGGTGGTGACACCGACACTCCCGCTGTTGCAACGCGAGTTATCGATAAGCCCTGCCCACGGGGCATTACTCAGCATCACGATGCTCATCACCGGTGCGCTCGTCACTCCTGTCGCGGGCAACCTCGGTGACCGCCACGGCGGCAAACGGGTCATGCTCCGGCTGATGGCGGTGGTCTCGGCCGGTGGTCTGATCTCCGCGCTGGCGCCGAACCTGCCGGTGCTGCTGCTCGGCCAGGTACTGGAGGGCGCGATGGTGGGAGCGATGCCACTGTCGTTCATCCTGGTGCGCAAGCACCTCCCCGCGGGCGAGTCCCAGGTGGCCATCGGAGTGGTCAGCGGCCTGTTCGTGGGCGGCGGGATGCTCGGCACCCTGATGGCCGGGCCCATCGCGGAACAGCTCTCCCGCCACTGGATGTTCGCGATACCGACGCTCGCGATCGTCGTGGCGACCCTGTTCGTCCACCGGGTGATGCCGGACGATCCGCCGGCCCGCTCGGACGCCAAGATCGACTGGCCCGGCCTTGCTCTCCTGAGCGGCATTCTGCTGACGCTCATGTCCGGGCTGGCGATGGCGCCCGAAGCCGGCAGTCGGCCACTCGCGATCGGCGCCCTGATCGTGCTCCTGGCCGTCCTCGTCGCCGGATGGATCTCCGTCGAGCGCCGGTCACCCTCTCCGATGGTCGATCTGCACCTGCTGGCGAAGCCCGGGATGTGGAGCTCCTACGTCATCACGTTCGCCGTCTGCATGGGTACCGCGGTATCGATGTATCTCGTTCCGCAGCTGTTCGCGGCGTCCGGCGACGGGTACGGCTTCGGGGCCGGCTCCACCGACATCGGGCGGTACCTGTTGCCCGGCACCGTGGCCGGGGCGATCAGCGGGCCGCTCGGCGGCCTCGCAGCGCGGCGTTTCGGCCCGACTGCCGTGGTCGGCGCCGGAATCGGTGTCATGGCGGCCACGCTGCTCGTCATGGCGTTCGTGCACACCGAGGTGTGGCACCTCGTCGTCGGCAAGGCGCTGGTCGCTCTGGCCAGCGGGGTCTGCATCACGGCGATGGTCGTCAGGACCGCCGCCTCCGTCGATCACACCGACACCGGCACCGCCACCGGCCTGGTCCTGGTCACACGCGTGATCGGCTTCGCCGCGGGCGTCCAGGTCAGCGGCGCCGTCCTCACCGCCGGGACCCGCCCGGGGACGGCCGACCCGGCCGGATCGGCCTTCGTCACCGGCTTCGTCATCGCAGGCGCCGTCACGGCACTGTCCATGCTCCTCGTCCCCGCCATGCGCAAAGGAGTCAAGAAGTGA
- a CDS encoding nucleotidyltransferase family protein: MHAVILAGGKGVRLRPYTTALPKPLVPIGDQHAILEIVLRQLSTAGFTSCTIAIGHLGEIIRAYVGDGSQWGLAVDYATEESPLGTMGPLLNLRDRLPETFLVMNGDVLTDLDYADVLRRHRASGAPLTIATYARKVHIDFGVLTTHSSKVVAFTEKPSMDYRVSMGVYGLSRTTLDGYTPGLPLGFDELVLDLLKTDNKPHAYDFDGYWLDIGRPDDYDRANAEFTTRKSLLLKGA, translated from the coding sequence ATGCACGCAGTGATCCTGGCGGGAGGCAAGGGCGTCCGGCTGCGGCCGTACACCACCGCGCTGCCCAAGCCGCTCGTGCCCATCGGTGACCAGCACGCCATCCTGGAGATCGTGCTGCGCCAGCTGTCCACGGCCGGTTTCACCAGCTGCACCATCGCCATCGGCCACCTCGGCGAGATCATCCGCGCCTACGTGGGCGACGGCTCCCAGTGGGGCCTGGCCGTCGACTACGCCACCGAGGAGAGCCCGCTGGGCACCATGGGCCCGCTGCTCAACCTGCGCGACCGCCTGCCCGAGACGTTCCTGGTGATGAACGGCGACGTCCTCACCGACCTCGACTACGCCGACGTCCTGCGCCGGCACCGCGCGTCCGGGGCCCCGCTGACCATCGCGACGTACGCCCGCAAGGTGCACATCGACTTCGGGGTGCTGACCACCCACTCCAGCAAGGTCGTCGCGTTCACCGAGAAGCCGAGCATGGACTACCGCGTCTCCATGGGCGTCTACGGCCTGTCCCGCACCACCCTCGACGGCTACACGCCCGGACTCCCGCTCGGTTTCGACGAGTTGGTGCTCGACCTGCTCAAGACCGACAACAAGCCGCACGCCTACGATTTCGACGGGTACTGGCTGGACATCGGCCGCCCGGACGACTACGACCGGGCCAACGCCGAGTTCACCACCCGCAAGTCGCTTCTGCTCAAGGGAGCCTGA
- a CDS encoding SRPBCC family protein, which produces MTHGSELSVHMRRVLDASRPAVFRALTDPRELARWWGPDGFTIPSAESDLRPGGAYRIAMRPPEGDPFHLVGEFLRVEPPERLAYTFRWEDPDPEDRETVVTLSLHDIGPARSELILDQGDFASERRRALHEEGWSQGLGKLGELLASQRD; this is translated from the coding sequence ATGACACACGGCAGCGAGCTGAGCGTGCATATGCGGCGCGTCCTGGACGCATCGCGCCCGGCCGTGTTCCGGGCGCTGACCGATCCCCGGGAACTGGCCCGCTGGTGGGGACCGGACGGGTTCACCATCCCGAGTGCCGAGAGCGACCTCCGCCCGGGCGGCGCCTACCGCATCGCGATGCGGCCCCCGGAAGGCGATCCGTTCCACCTGGTCGGCGAGTTCCTCCGGGTCGAGCCCCCGGAACGCCTGGCCTACACCTTCCGCTGGGAGGATCCGGACCCCGAGGACCGGGAGACGGTGGTGACACTGTCCCTTCACGACATCGGCCCCGCCCGGTCCGAACTGATCCTCGACCAGGGCGACTTCGCCTCGGAGCGGCGACGGGCCCTCCACGAGGAAGGATGGAGTCAGGGCCTGGGCAAACTCGGGGAGCTGCTCGCCTCGCAACGGGATTGA
- a CDS encoding TetR/AcrR family transcriptional regulator, giving the protein MPTTKTLREGSTQKRAAILTAARELFLSDGFDRTSVDAVAARAGVSKRTVYDYFGDKQTLLQAVVDGVGQSLITTIGRILDDTLTEPTEAIDLEDVLVTFSMRIATDMLGSAEYATLQRLVRTQFGQLPNGGENSMADTPDEALAERFAAFAAAGLLDVPDARLAADQFIALTFGVALNRFGSANAAEDTRVRPLVVEGVRTFLRAYRAE; this is encoded by the coding sequence ATGCCGACCACGAAGACACTGCGCGAGGGGTCCACGCAGAAGCGGGCCGCCATCCTCACCGCGGCCCGGGAACTGTTCCTCTCCGACGGCTTCGACCGGACCAGCGTCGACGCGGTCGCCGCCCGGGCCGGGGTCTCCAAGCGCACGGTCTACGACTACTTCGGCGACAAGCAGACGCTCCTGCAAGCGGTCGTCGACGGCGTCGGCCAGTCACTGATCACCACGATCGGACGCATCCTCGACGACACCCTCACCGAGCCCACCGAAGCCATCGACCTCGAGGACGTCCTGGTCACGTTCTCGATGCGCATCGCGACCGACATGCTCGGCTCGGCGGAGTACGCGACGTTGCAGCGACTGGTCCGCACGCAGTTCGGCCAGTTGCCGAACGGGGGCGAGAACTCCATGGCCGACACCCCCGACGAGGCGCTCGCCGAGCGGTTCGCCGCCTTCGCCGCGGCCGGGCTGCTCGACGTCCCCGACGCCCGGCTCGCCGCCGACCAGTTCATCGCGCTGACCTTCGGCGTCGCGCTCAACCGGTTCGGTTCCGCCAATGCCGCGGAGGACACCCGCGTCCGGCCGCTCGTCGTCGAGGGAGTGCGGACCTTCCTGCGGGCGTACCGGGCCGAGTAG
- a CDS encoding GlsB/YeaQ/YmgE family stress response membrane protein, translating to MGIIAWIIIGLLAGAIAKALMPGKDPGGIIITMLIGIVGGLLGGWLGKVIFGVDSIDGFFDLSTWIAAVVGSLILLALYRVVTGNRRSHRHA from the coding sequence ATGGGCATCATTGCTTGGATCATCATCGGGCTCCTCGCCGGCGCGATCGCCAAGGCACTGATGCCGGGCAAGGACCCGGGCGGCATCATCATCACGATGCTCATCGGCATCGTCGGGGGTCTGCTCGGCGGCTGGCTCGGCAAGGTCATCTTCGGTGTGGACTCCATCGACGGGTTCTTCGACCTGTCCACCTGGATCGCCGCGGTCGTCGGCTCTCTCATTCTGCTCGCCCTGTACCGCGTCGTCACCGGCAACCGCCGCTCGCACCGCCACGCCTGA
- a CDS encoding NAD-dependent protein deacetylase has product MRMRPTLSWTPAGDLMPGTTDLEPVADALRTGGVLVLSGAGLSTESGIPDYRGEGGSLSRHTPMTYQDFTADAQARRRYWARSHLGWRTFGRARPNAGHQTVAAFGRHGLLSGVITQNVDGLHQAAGSEDVVELHGTLTRVLCLSCGAFSSRRELALRLEEANPAFAPVAAGINPDGDADLTDDQVEGFRVVSCTDCGGTLKPDVVFFGETVPPQRVEHCRELVRAATSVLVLGSSLTVMSGLRFVRQAAKEGKPVLIVNRDRTRGDQHALTRVSLPLGTALGTVAHRLGIDWS; this is encoded by the coding sequence ATGCGCATGCGTCCCACCCTGAGCTGGACCCCTGCCGGGGACCTGATGCCGGGTACCACGGATCTGGAGCCGGTCGCCGATGCGCTGCGCACCGGTGGAGTGCTGGTGCTCAGCGGCGCGGGCCTCTCCACGGAATCGGGCATTCCCGACTACCGGGGCGAGGGCGGGAGCCTGAGCCGGCACACGCCGATGACCTACCAGGACTTCACGGCCGACGCCCAGGCCCGGCGACGGTACTGGGCCCGCAGCCACCTCGGCTGGCGCACCTTCGGCCGGGCCCGCCCCAACGCCGGCCACCAGACCGTGGCCGCCTTCGGGCGGCACGGTCTGCTCTCGGGTGTCATCACCCAGAACGTGGACGGCCTGCACCAGGCCGCCGGGAGCGAGGACGTCGTGGAACTCCACGGAACCCTGACCCGGGTCCTCTGTCTCTCCTGCGGCGCTTTCAGCTCGCGCCGCGAACTCGCCCTGCGGCTGGAGGAGGCCAACCCGGCGTTCGCACCCGTGGCCGCCGGAATCAATCCGGACGGGGACGCCGACCTCACGGACGATCAGGTCGAGGGCTTCCGTGTGGTGTCGTGTACGGATTGCGGCGGCACGCTCAAGCCGGACGTCGTGTTCTTCGGCGAGACCGTTCCGCCGCAGCGGGTCGAGCACTGCCGTGAGCTGGTGCGCGCGGCGACCTCGGTGCTGGTCCTCGGCTCCTCGCTGACGGTGATGTCCGGGCTTCGCTTCGTCCGTCAGGCCGCGAAGGAAGGCAAGCCGGTCCTGATCGTCAATCGGGATCGGACCCGGGGTGATCAGCACGCTCTCACCAGGGTTTCCCTCCCGCTGGGCACAGCCCTCGGCACCGTCGCGCACCGGCTGGGCATCGACTGGTCGTAG
- a CDS encoding FAD-dependent monooxygenase, with the protein MTPTPRLTSSGTRAPRKVLISGASIAGPALAFWLNRHGYAVTVVEKAATVRSGGYPVDVRGTALEVVRRMGILPRLEDAHVDTRRFTFLDGDGATVAAIAPHTMDGGVAGRDLEVRRGDLTDALYTAVRDDVEFMFNDSIDVLDQSGHGVDVTFRGGDRRTFDMVFGADGLHSRTREFLFGPEKRFHRYLGYCFAGFTLPNTLGLSHEIMMWNTPGRAVALYAVGDSDAVHAFFNFARPEPPSDALLNPAAQRDLFASVFADAGWEVPRLIASLREADDLFADVVSQIRMPRWSRGRVALVGDAAYAPSFLTGQGSSLALVGAYMLAASLAERDAAAGFAAYEHGTRQFVTLNQDQIGRSGATLFPTTARALERRNDMLRTLDTIPAAGRPAHSALTLPDSTPTR; encoded by the coding sequence GTGACCCCCACCCCTCGGTTGACGAGCAGCGGTACCAGAGCACCACGCAAGGTCTTGATATCGGGGGCGAGCATCGCGGGTCCCGCCCTCGCGTTCTGGCTGAACCGCCACGGATACGCGGTCACCGTGGTGGAGAAGGCAGCCACCGTGCGCAGCGGTGGCTACCCCGTCGACGTGCGCGGCACCGCACTGGAGGTCGTCCGGCGGATGGGGATCCTGCCTCGGCTGGAGGACGCACACGTCGACACGCGCCGGTTCACCTTCCTCGACGGGGACGGCGCCACGGTGGCCGCGATCGCCCCGCACACCATGGACGGCGGTGTCGCCGGACGGGACCTCGAGGTGCGTCGCGGGGATCTGACCGACGCTCTGTACACGGCGGTCCGGGACGACGTGGAGTTCATGTTCAACGACTCCATCGACGTCCTCGACCAGTCCGGCCACGGGGTCGACGTCACCTTCCGCGGGGGCGACAGGCGTACGTTCGACATGGTCTTCGGCGCGGACGGACTGCACTCGCGCACCCGGGAGTTCCTCTTCGGCCCTGAGAAGCGGTTCCACCGCTACCTCGGGTACTGCTTCGCAGGGTTCACCCTGCCCAACACCCTCGGTCTCTCCCACGAGATCATGATGTGGAACACCCCCGGCCGGGCCGTGGCTCTCTACGCCGTGGGGGACAGCGACGCCGTGCACGCCTTCTTCAACTTCGCCCGGCCGGAACCGCCGTCCGACGCCCTTCTGAACCCGGCGGCCCAACGGGACCTGTTCGCCTCGGTCTTCGCCGACGCCGGATGGGAGGTTCCGCGCCTGATCGCATCCCTGCGCGAGGCGGATGATCTGTTCGCCGACGTGGTCAGCCAGATCCGCATGCCCCGCTGGTCCCGGGGCAGGGTCGCCCTCGTCGGCGACGCCGCATACGCCCCCTCGTTCCTCACCGGGCAGGGCTCCAGCCTCGCACTCGTCGGTGCCTACATGCTCGCCGCCTCCCTGGCCGAGCGGGACGCCGCCGCCGGCTTCGCCGCGTACGAACACGGCACCCGCCAGTTCGTGACACTGAACCAGGACCAGATCGGGCGGAGTGGCGCCACACTCTTCCCCACCACCGCCCGGGCCCTGGAGCGGCGCAACGACATGCTGCGCACTCTCGACACCATTCCCGCCGCCGGACGACCGGCCCACTCGGCCCTCACCCTGCCCGACTCCACGCCCACCAGGTAG